A stretch of the Streptomyces sp. WMMB303 genome encodes the following:
- a CDS encoding heavy metal translocating P-type ATPase, translated as MSSVLDQRPAPPPDVQRQAAPRRRTRLPALPEVRWAFAALALFLLALPAYLLGGPAWLWGTLFAATYITGGWEPGWEGCKALKDKTLDVDLLMVVAALGAAAIGQALDGALLIVIFATSGALEAVATARTADSVRGLLDLAPDTATRLLPGEAEESVDARTLSVGDTILVRPGERVGADGQVIDGTSDVDQATITGEPLPIAKQAGDEVFAGTVNGAGALRVRVQRDPSDSVIARIVKMVEEASATKAPTQLFIEKIEQRYSIGMVLATLAVFLVPLALGDEPRSALLRAMTFMIVASPCAVVLSTMPPLLSAVANAGRRGVLAKSAVVMERLGQVDMVALDKTGTLTEGTPRVTDVRPLPGTGLDEGALLTMAAAAEHPSEHPLARAVVDAARTAGLTMPGAADFTSAPGLGVTATVDGHTVQIGSPSRLFTGTAARTPYEGTVAELEKAGRTAVAVLRNGQLVGVLGIADRPRPDARATVAALSELTGRTPVLLTGDNEHAARRLAAEVGITHVLAGLLPQDKVAAVEEWEAEGRRVLVVGDGVNDAPALAAAHSGIAMGKAGSDLALETADAVVVRDELAAIPSIVRLSRTARRLVIQNLAIAGTFIAALVTWDLIGTLPLPLGVAGHEGSTVIVGLNGLRLLREAAWPRLTKDAS; from the coding sequence ATGTCTTCTGTCCTGGATCAGCGGCCGGCGCCGCCCCCCGACGTGCAGCGTCAGGCGGCTCCACGCCGACGAACGCGGCTGCCGGCGCTTCCCGAGGTCCGCTGGGCATTCGCGGCCCTGGCGCTGTTCCTCCTCGCTCTGCCCGCATATCTGCTGGGCGGCCCGGCGTGGCTGTGGGGCACCTTGTTCGCCGCCACCTACATCACCGGCGGATGGGAGCCCGGATGGGAGGGCTGTAAGGCCCTCAAGGACAAGACCCTGGACGTGGACCTGCTGATGGTCGTCGCGGCGCTCGGCGCCGCGGCGATCGGCCAGGCCCTCGACGGTGCGCTGCTGATCGTCATCTTCGCCACTTCCGGCGCCCTGGAAGCCGTCGCGACCGCGCGGACCGCCGACTCGGTGCGCGGACTGCTCGACCTCGCTCCCGACACCGCAACCCGCCTGCTGCCCGGCGAAGCCGAGGAAAGCGTCGACGCCCGGACCCTCTCGGTCGGCGACACCATCCTGGTCCGCCCCGGTGAGCGGGTCGGCGCCGACGGCCAGGTGATCGACGGCACCAGCGACGTCGACCAGGCCACCATCACCGGCGAACCGCTCCCCATCGCCAAGCAGGCGGGCGACGAGGTGTTCGCCGGCACCGTCAACGGCGCTGGGGCCCTGCGCGTGCGCGTCCAGCGGGACCCGTCGGACTCGGTGATCGCCCGGATCGTGAAGATGGTCGAGGAAGCCTCCGCGACCAAGGCCCCCACCCAGCTGTTCATCGAGAAGATCGAGCAGCGCTATTCGATCGGCATGGTCCTGGCGACCCTCGCCGTCTTCCTCGTCCCGCTCGCACTCGGCGACGAGCCGCGCTCGGCGCTGCTGCGGGCGATGACGTTCATGATCGTCGCCTCTCCGTGCGCCGTGGTGCTCTCCACGATGCCGCCGCTGCTGTCCGCTGTCGCCAACGCGGGCCGGCGCGGCGTGCTCGCCAAGTCCGCCGTCGTCATGGAGCGCCTCGGCCAGGTCGACATGGTGGCCCTGGACAAGACCGGCACCCTCACCGAGGGCACGCCCCGCGTCACCGATGTCCGCCCCCTTCCCGGGACCGGCTTGGACGAGGGCGCGCTGCTCACCATGGCGGCAGCGGCCGAGCACCCGAGCGAGCATCCCTTGGCCCGTGCGGTAGTCGACGCCGCCCGCACGGCGGGCCTCACCATGCCCGGGGCCGCCGACTTCACCTCCGCCCCCGGCCTGGGCGTCACCGCCACGGTCGACGGGCACACGGTCCAGATCGGCTCCCCCTCCCGCCTGTTCACCGGCACCGCCGCCCGAACGCCGTACGAGGGAACGGTGGCTGAGCTGGAGAAGGCCGGGCGCACCGCCGTCGCCGTCCTGCGGAACGGCCAGTTGGTGGGGGTCCTCGGCATCGCCGACCGGCCGCGGCCGGATGCGAGGGCGACCGTGGCCGCGCTCTCCGAACTGACCGGCCGCACCCCGGTTCTCCTGACCGGTGACAACGAACATGCCGCGAGGCGTCTGGCCGCCGAGGTCGGCATCACCCATGTCCTCGCCGGGCTGCTCCCGCAGGACAAGGTCGCCGCGGTCGAGGAGTGGGAGGCGGAAGGGCGCCGGGTGCTGGTGGTCGGTGACGGCGTCAACGACGCCCCCGCCCTGGCCGCCGCGCACTCCGGAATCGCGATGGGCAAGGCCGGCTCCGACCTCGCGCTGGAGACGGCCGACGCTGTCGTCGTACGCGACGAGCTCGCCGCCATCCCCTCGATCGTGCGGCTCTCGCGCACCGCACGCCGCCTGGTCATCCAGAACCTGGCCATCGCCGGGACGTTCATCGCCGCCCTCGTCACCTGGGACCTGATCGGCACCCTGCCCCTGCCGCTCGGTGTCGCCGGCCACGAGGGCTCCACCGTCATCGTCGGCCTCAACGGTCTGCGCCTGCTGCGCGAAGCCGCCTGGCCCCGCCTGACCAAGGACGCCTCGTGA
- a CDS encoding ABC transporter substrate-binding protein, whose amino-acid sequence MSARTVRTATAAATAAVVLVGAAACSAPGGGDGSGGGTDTLTVGVAQEPETLSPLLGYGKEGNSKIFDGLLTHDAKMNLRPALATRLPQVSKDGRTYTYDLRKGVTFSDGKPFTAEDVVYTYETILDERTNNPSKSELDAVKNVTAEGKHRVVFRLSYPYAAFAERTVLPIASRAVASRTDVNTGSYNTEPVGTGPYILTRWRKGEKLSFKANPHYWGGKPKVERFTVAVIEDDDVRATRLRSGDLDGAVLPPDLAETFEKDEDRRTFSAKTADYRAVTLPSGNPVTKDRAVRRALDLAVDRKAMVDSVLNGAGRPAYGPLPTDSPWFAEGTRRARDLPRARKLLDDAGWKPGRDGIRTKHGRRAAFTLWYFSGEKLRQDLALAYAADAEKAGIDVTVRAGSREVVRPRLDHDALLTGNGFPADPDFDLYPTLHSSQAGDGWNNLAHYHDKTVDEQLDTARRSRDPEVRKTAYDKVQRALEKDPGYTFLTHIDHVYVIDDEWRGLTTQVESHDHAIGAGPWWDLQDWQPEE is encoded by the coding sequence ATGTCTGCCCGGACGGTACGGACAGCCACCGCTGCGGCGACCGCCGCGGTGGTCCTCGTGGGGGCCGCGGCCTGCTCCGCGCCCGGCGGCGGTGACGGTTCGGGCGGCGGCACCGACACGCTCACGGTCGGCGTCGCCCAGGAGCCGGAGACCCTCAGCCCCCTGCTCGGCTACGGCAAGGAGGGCAACTCGAAGATATTCGACGGGCTGCTGACCCACGACGCCAAGATGAACCTGCGGCCCGCACTCGCCACCCGGCTGCCGCAGGTGAGCAAGGACGGCCGCACCTACACCTACGACCTGCGCAAGGGCGTCACCTTCAGCGACGGCAAGCCCTTCACCGCCGAGGACGTCGTCTACACCTACGAGACGATTCTCGACGAGAGGACCAACAACCCCTCCAAGAGCGAGCTGGACGCGGTCAAGAACGTCACCGCCGAGGGGAAGCACCGGGTCGTCTTCCGGCTGTCCTACCCGTACGCGGCGTTCGCCGAGCGCACCGTGCTGCCCATCGCCTCCCGGGCGGTGGCCTCGCGCACCGACGTCAACACCGGGTCGTACAACACCGAGCCGGTGGGCACCGGCCCCTACATCCTCACCCGCTGGCGCAAGGGCGAGAAGCTCAGCTTCAAGGCGAACCCGCACTACTGGGGCGGCAAGCCGAAGGTCGAGCGGTTCACCGTGGCCGTCATCGAGGACGACGACGTACGGGCCACCCGACTGCGCTCCGGCGACCTGGACGGCGCCGTCCTCCCGCCCGACCTCGCCGAGACCTTCGAGAAGGACGAGGACAGGCGCACCTTCAGCGCCAAGACCGCCGACTACCGTGCCGTCACCCTCCCCAGCGGCAATCCCGTCACCAAGGACAGAGCCGTCCGCCGCGCCCTCGACCTCGCCGTCGACCGCAAGGCCATGGTCGACTCCGTCCTCAACGGCGCGGGCAGGCCCGCCTACGGTCCGCTGCCCACCGACAGCCCCTGGTTCGCCGAGGGGACCCGGCGGGCGCGTGACCTGCCCCGGGCCCGGAAACTGCTGGACGACGCGGGCTGGAAGCCGGGCAGGGACGGCATCCGCACGAAGCACGGCAGGCGCGCCGCCTTCACCCTCTGGTACTTCTCCGGGGAGAAACTGCGCCAGGACCTCGCCCTCGCCTACGCCGCCGACGCCGAGAAGGCCGGAATCGACGTCACCGTCCGGGCCGGCAGCCGCGAGGTCGTCCGCCCCCGGCTCGACCACGACGCCCTGCTGACGGGCAACGGCTTCCCCGCGGATCCCGACTTCGACCTCTACCCCACGCTGCACTCGTCGCAGGCCGGCGACGGCTGGAACAATCTCGCCCACTACCACGACAAGACCGTCGACGAGCAGCTCGACACCGCCCGCCGCAGCCGCGACCCCGAAGTGCGCAAGACCGCCTACGACAAGGTTCAGCGTGCGTTGGAGAAGGACCCCGGCTACACCTTCCTCACCCACATCGACCACGTCTACGTCATCGACGACGAGTGGCGCGGGCTGACCACCCAGGTCGAGTCGCACGACCACGCCATCGGCGCCGGACCCTGGTGGGACCTGCAGGACTGGCAGCCGGAGGAGTGA
- a CDS encoding SAM-dependent methyltransferase: MERPAWAPQGIDLTVPSVSRMYDYYLGGSHNFEVDRETARQAIRAWPGLPKIMQANRAFMRRAIRFAVREGITQFLDIGSGIPTFGNVHEVAHALDRGARTVYVDNDPVAVAHSRAVLGDDSRVGIVSADFRSPQDIIESPEVEELLELDEPVVVMLVALLHFVEDRDEPRKCVAELARHLAPGSLLVISHGSGEGGPVRDGGAALREVYSTANAPLVTRSKNEIAQFFEEFELVEPGLVALPHWRPDSPQELEDPVVLGGFAGVGRKVGLAE, encoded by the coding sequence ATGGAACGTCCCGCCTGGGCCCCGCAGGGCATCGATCTCACCGTGCCGAGCGTGTCGCGGATGTACGACTACTACCTGGGCGGTTCGCACAACTTCGAGGTCGACCGGGAGACGGCCCGGCAGGCGATCAGGGCATGGCCGGGACTGCCCAAGATCATGCAGGCGAACCGGGCGTTCATGCGCCGCGCCATCCGCTTCGCCGTCCGGGAGGGGATCACCCAGTTCCTCGACATCGGTTCGGGCATCCCGACCTTCGGCAACGTCCATGAGGTGGCCCACGCGCTGGACCGCGGGGCGCGCACCGTCTACGTCGACAACGACCCGGTGGCCGTCGCGCACAGCCGCGCCGTGCTGGGAGACGACAGCAGAGTGGGCATCGTCTCGGCGGACTTCCGCTCCCCCCAGGACATCATCGAGAGCCCCGAGGTGGAAGAGCTGCTGGAGCTGGACGAGCCGGTGGTGGTGATGCTCGTCGCACTGCTGCACTTCGTCGAGGACCGCGACGAGCCGCGCAAGTGCGTGGCGGAACTGGCCCGCCACCTGGCGCCGGGCAGTCTGCTGGTGATCTCCCACGGGTCCGGTGAGGGCGGCCCCGTGCGGGACGGCGGCGCCGCCCTCCGTGAGGTGTACAGCACCGCGAACGCCCCGCTCGTGACCCGGTCCAAGAACGAGATCGCGCAGTTCTTCGAGGAGTTCGAGCTCGTGGAACCGGGCCTGGTCGCGCTGCCGCACTGGCGCCCCGACAGCCCGCAGGAGCTGGAGGACCCGGTCGTGCTGGGCGGGTTCGCCGGAGTGGGCCGCAAGGTGGGACTCGCCGAGTGA